ACAACCTGTACCCGGACGCCGTGCGCGAATACGCAAAGAAACGCTCCGCCGATCCCTCGCTCCCCGCGGTGATCGTGGATCCCACCGATGCTACCAAATACGCATACTATGGTACTACCGACTGGCTGCATGAAGCTTACCGGAACGCCGCTCCTGCCTCCACCACCAACTTCAGCGTTTCCAGGAAGAGCGACAAAGTGGCTTATTACCTTTCCGGCGAGTACTTCCGGTACGAAGGGCAGCTGAAGTATGGCAACGATATCATGAACCGTTACAACCTCCGCGCGAAAGTGAACTACCAGCTGAGCGACCGCATCAAGCTGGGGGCCAATACCACTTTTACAAGCCGGGATTACAACTCGCCCGTGTTCCTCGACGGCAACTTTTTCCATGAGTTGAATCGCACGGCGGCGCTCTCCGTTCCCCGGAACCCTGACGGCAGCTGGACCAAGGACGGTGCATACCTTCTCGGCAGGCTGGAGGAAGGCGGCCGCACGAAGAGCTATATCAATGAGTATACCGCTACGCTGAACGGCGAGCTGAACATCATCAAAGACATGTGGGACCTGAAGGGCGACGCTACCATCCGCCGCACCAACAATACCATCCATTCTTTCGATATATCGGTTCCCTACTATGACGGCCCCGGCCAGCCCGTGAAGTACTCGGGCGCCAATCCTTCCTACGCCACTACGGGCGCGGATGCCGCGCGATACAACGTATTCAACGTTTATACCGATTTCCATAAAACGATCGCGAAGAAGCATTATGTGCAGGCGCTTGCCGGCTACAACCAGGAATACCGTTACGACGAGTCTGCCCGCGCTACGCGGCAGGGCCTCATCAGCACATCGCTGCCTACGCCGCAGCTGGCTACCGGAACCGTTACGCAGTCGCAGTCCATCGCCGATTGGGCGGTGCAGGGGCTGTTTTATCGCCTGAACTATATCTATGACGACAAGTACATCCTGGAACTGAATGGACGTTACGACGGTACATCGCGCTTCCCTTCCAAAGACCGCTGGGGCTTTTTTCCCTCCGTATCTGCGGGATGGGTGGTTACGGGAGAGCAGTTCTTCAAACCCATTGCACAACGCATCCGCCTTGATTACCTGAAATTCCGCGGGTCCTACGGTTCGCTGGGCAACCAGGCGATTTCGCAGCCGTACGCTTACATTCCCACGATGGCATCGGGCCAGATCGGCCAGATCCTGGACGGCTCGCGCCCCATGATGGTGAACCAGCCCGGCGCCGTTTCCGCTTCGCTGACCTGGGAAAAGATCAAGACGCGCAACTTCGGCTTCAACATGGCCTGGCTGAACAACCGCCTGACCATCGACGCGGATATCTATACCCGCGAAACGGAAGGCATGCTCGTGAAATCCAAAACGCTGCCTTCCGTTTTCGGTACGGCAGAACCGAACCAGAACGGCGCTTCGCTGAAGACGAACGGTTGGGAGCTGAGCTTTAAATGGAGCGACCATGTGACCGTAAGCGGTTCCCCGCTGAACTATTCGGCCCGCTTCATCCTGGCCGACAGCCGCGCGTACATCACCAAATTCGACAACCCGACCCGCCTGATCGGCGACCGTTATGTAGGAGAGGAGCTGGGTGAGATCTGGGGCTTCACTTCGGCAGGGTTCTTCCAGTCGGAACAAGAGCTGCAGAAATGGGCCGACCAGACCGCGGTTGGCTCCGATGACCAGAAACTCAAGTTCTATGTGGGCGACCTGAAGTTCGCTGATCGGAACGGCGACGGAAAAGTGGATTATGGCAAAAATACCGTAACCGACCCCGGCGACCGCCACATTATCGGCAACAACCGCATGCGCCTGCCGTATAGCGTGGACCTGAGTGGCGACTGGAAAGGCTTCGATCTGCGGGTGTTCTTCCAGGGCATCGGCAAGCGCGACTGGTACCCCAATCCCAGCAACCACTATTTCTGGGGCGTGTACGCACAACCCTGGACCAACGTGCAGGTGCACAACCTCGACGCCTGGACGCCTGAAAACCCAAACGGCTACTTCCCCCGCCTGAAATCCTATATCGCCGAAGATGCGTCCGAATTGGGTGCCGCGCAAACCGGTTACCTCCAAAACGCGGCCTACCTGCGCCTGAAGAACATTACCGTAGGTTATACACTGCCCGGCAACTTCACCCGCAAAGCCCGGATCGAAAGACTGCGCTTTTACTTTAGCGCGGAAAATATCTGGACCAGATCGCACCTGAAAGCGAAAATCGATCCGGAAGGACTGGACGGTTCCGTGTATCCTTTCCAGCAAACCTATTCCGGCGGCCTGAACCTGAATTTTTAACGGATAAGCAAACAACACATGAAAAAGATCAAGCTGTATATATGTTTCGGATTGGTGACTGCGGCGGCGGTATCGTGCAAGAAGAACTTCCTGGACCGCTTTCCGAAAACCGAAGTAACCAAAGAAGTGTTCTTCAATTCCCCGCAGGACCTCGAAACCTACACCAACGGGCTTTATGGCCAACTTGGCCCTTCGTACGACGATATCCAGTCCGACAATACGAGCAACTACCAGGCATCCATTTACGTGGATAATCTCGTGCGCGGCACGATAACCCCGGTAACGGTAGGTGGCTGGAACGATTGGGACCGCCTGCGCCGCATTAACTTCATGCTCGAAAATTCCGGAAAGGCACAGGGCGACGGTGCGGCCATCCGGCATTTTGTCGGTATCGGTAAATTTTTCAGGGCACTATTTTATTTCAACAAGCTGCGCGACTATTCCGACGTGCCCTGGTACGGCAAGACCCTGTCGAACGACGATCCGGACCTGTACAAAGGCCGCGATACCCGCGCCCTTATAGCAGACTCCATTCTGGCCGACCTGAACTATGCGGCAGCGCATATTAAGCCCGACGAGGGTAACCGCACCCGGGTGAGCAAATGGGTGGCGCTGACCTTGCTGAGCCGTTTCGGCCTGTATGAAGGCACCTACCGGAAGTACCATCCGGAGCTGAATCTGT
Above is a genomic segment from Chitinophaga pollutisoli containing:
- a CDS encoding SusC/RagA family TonB-linked outer membrane protein yields the protein MKLTSVLLLAAFLQVSANGYSQEKLSLDYANINIRKLLTLVSKKSDYTFLYRNVTIPDKTVNIRVKDAYVMDILRETLAGTNLSFRLLSGKLIVITPAGETIQARPVKGIVLSEDGTPLIGVTIMVKGTTRGTQTDAEGRFSLEIPDNATLIVSYIGHESQELPAGSGEGDLRIVLKNGSSGLTEVVVVGYGAQKKINLSGAVDMVSGKELQNRPINNIANGLQGLLPNLNITVGNGRVTSNPSFNVRGYTSLSGGGPFILVDNIPATGDELNRLNPADIENITVLKDASAAAIYGARAAFGVVLITTKSGTSDKLSVSVNTNYALRNLGAVPEIVTDPYLTMDYKHRAATPLYNLYPDAVREYAKKRSADPSLPAVIVDPTDATKYAYYGTTDWLHEAYRNAAPASTTNFSVSRKSDKVAYYLSGEYFRYEGQLKYGNDIMNRYNLRAKVNYQLSDRIKLGANTTFTSRDYNSPVFLDGNFFHELNRTAALSVPRNPDGSWTKDGAYLLGRLEEGGRTKSYINEYTATLNGELNIIKDMWDLKGDATIRRTNNTIHSFDISVPYYDGPGQPVKYSGANPSYATTGADAARYNVFNVYTDFHKTIAKKHYVQALAGYNQEYRYDESARATRQGLISTSLPTPQLATGTVTQSQSIADWAVQGLFYRLNYIYDDKYILELNGRYDGTSRFPSKDRWGFFPSVSAGWVVTGEQFFKPIAQRIRLDYLKFRGSYGSLGNQAISQPYAYIPTMASGQIGQILDGSRPMMVNQPGAVSASLTWEKIKTRNFGFNMAWLNNRLTIDADIYTRETEGMLVKSKTLPSVFGTAEPNQNGASLKTNGWELSFKWSDHVTVSGSPLNYSARFILADSRAYITKFDNPTRLIGDRYVGEELGEIWGFTSAGFFQSEQELQKWADQTAVGSDDQKLKFYVGDLKFADRNGDGKVDYGKNTVTDPGDRHIIGNNRMRLPYSVDLSGDWKGFDLRVFFQGIGKRDWYPNPSNHYFWGVYAQPWTNVQVHNLDAWTPENPNGYFPRLKSYIAEDASELGAAQTGYLQNAAYLRLKNITVGYTLPGNFTRKARIERLRFYFSAENIWTRSHLKAKIDPEGLDGSVYPFQQTYSGGLNLNF